The genomic stretch ATTTCGCACAGATGGAAGTACTGCAAAATGACATCGTGGCATCTGGTAGCTGCTTGTAATGTACactatcttttttttctctaaaaaaGGAGGTATGTTTATCGTATAGTAAATGAAGTCCTACCATGCTAAACAAGTCGTTTTAGCAAATGATCGAAAGGAAATTGCAGTCAGTCCTACCATGTTTATCGATGAATGGTTAGCCGGTGTTTGGTaccacatcggatgtttggatgctaattagaaggactaaatatgaactaattataaaactaattgcaaaactctgtgctaattcgcgagacgaatctattaagcctaattaattcatcattagcaaatgattactgtagcaccacattgtcaaatcatggactaattaggcttaattgattcatctcgcgaattaaactgtacaattagttttgtaattagcctatgtttaatattcaaATATCTGACGTGACATGTGCTCAACTCTAGTAGGGTGTTTCCAAACCCCGTCATAGCTTATAAGCGTCATAAAGTGGCCGCCATAGCGCATCGAGCTTTTTCTTATGCCTGTTCGGCTGTTCCCGTGACGATGGTGACAGTCTGACAGACAGCTGTTCGGAGGGAGGATCATTTTATGAATCTCACGGTGGGTTGTGTAGGATGATCACAACCTACTGTTGCAGAATAACAACAATGCATTAGCACCCAAACGAGCGATTAAATAGTTATGACACAGTGTCATCTAAATCGATTTCATACAATCACACGTGGTGCCGGCCTCTTGCTCTAACTCCCATTTAACACCTAGAGAGAGGGGAAAAAATCCTTCTGCAGAAGCCGCAATTCCATTTCATTTATTTGCATCGAGATTTTTCTGGTGCTTCTTCCCAGTACGGTGGTGATCAAGCATTTTTCTGCTATTACACTGCAAATTGCAGACCTCGCAAAAGTTCAGTAGCTTCTGCTTTTCCAAGTGTTCCTCCCCATTGCAATGGTCTGCAAGCCTGCTCTCACTTTTGAGATCCAAATTGCAGACCTCGCAAAGATATGATGCCTGTTTAACTTCTGAGCTTGCACTCTTGCTGCAAGAACCATCTGAAGATATTTTATCTGCTAACTTCATGTCACCCGGTTCTGCATCCTGGCCTTCTACCTGTAGAGCTCCTCTCTTCTTTCGGCGCCTCCTGATTTTGTGGGGGTTCTCAGATTGAGGTTCAGAGCAACATGACTGGTAACCAGAACCAGTTTGACAAATGTTGCAATTCGATTGTGAAGTCGAACCAGTTTGACAAATGCTGCAATTCGATTGTGAAGTCTGCTCTGCATGTTGCGGCATGTTGTTTGGAGGCGATTTAGCTTTGTGTGACTCGGAATTCATTGCCATGTTATCGATTGCATCCAATAGGGTCTGAATCTTTGCTAAAAGTAGGCTCCCCAATTCTGATTTGGTAGTACAATTATCTTGACAAATGGTACAAGGTGGCTTCTCTGAAAGTTGTGGAAGTTTGCTCTCTTGACACATCGCTTCTTGTGGCTCAGCGTTCTTAGTCATGCCGTCACCTTCCTGGCATTGTCCTTCGATGTTCTGTTGATGTGTTTTTCCACTGAGATGCTCCTTCAGGTCCGCTTCGCTGGTACCATTGGCCTGGCATGTACTGCAGCTCCATATTATAGAGGATGTTTTCTGCGCTGCACAGGAAGAAGATTCTGCTGTTGTTTCCGCCTTCTGAATAATGGTCTTGTTTCTGGATTCCAAGGATGCTACATTTGACCGGTGCTTCTTTCCTGCACAATGCTCTTTTATGTTGTGCTCCGTGTCTGGTGTTTCTACCTGGCAGATGACACAACTCCAGCTCTGGGGTTGCTTTGGTTTTTTAACAGGTATAGTTATTCCTGTTAGTTCCCATTTCAGTGAAGGCGACATCTTCGTGGGCTGTACATTGTAGTTGACATGAAGTTAGGTTAGTAAAGATGTTACCACTTAGTTATATGCATTTTATTTTGCCATCATGAAGTGAAATTGTGAAAAGTAAGGCAACAAAGGGtatgtttggatggagggatgGGATAGGACGGGATGGGATGGTCCCAGTTTtacatgtgtttggttggagagacaTTGGGACGAGAACGGAATCAAAGTGGAATATTTCTCGAAAAAGTGCGATGGATCCGTTTCTCAAAAAAGGCTGGACTGATCCGTCCCTCGCGGACGGCGCTAACGCCATCTCCCGcaaggccggggcggcggagcaggccgCAGTGGGGATGGGcgaggatgcggcggcggcgcgagccagccgtggccgggcggcggcggcagagcaggccatggcgtcggcggcggagcagcTTACAGTGGGCCCGCAGTGTTAGAGTGAATGACAATTGGAACCCACAATTAACAGCACGAAAACATCATCCATCTCGTCTCTGACCCgtccctcaaaccaaacactaaATCAGGGACGTCCCCGTCCCTTCAACCAAACATCAAGTGGGATCATCTCATCCAAAAAAGAGGGATGACCCTGTCCCATCCCCtccgtccctccatccaaacacacacTAAAGCTTCCAGTTAAAGCTGAATATACTAATATTAACAAGGTTTGGACATATAGGATATTAGGATCAAAAGTCAAGTTCGTAGCATTAAATTTACAAGCAAAAAGGAAAGAGATGAGGAAAACATGCAAAAAGGATAAGATGCTCACCTCATTGGATTCTTGTAGTTTCTGCTCATCAAATGCTTCATTCTCCTCTGCCTTACTGTTGGAACAACAAGGCCTCAAGCATACACTGAATCGGTCTTCAGCAGCAGGATTCACGGACTTCAATTGCACATTCCCATGCTTTACATCATTTTTCTTCAGATCATGGACCTCATTCACAACGGAAAACTGTTCCATCCATCTGTGGTGCGGCATGAACTCTTCACTGGACAAGAACAGCGGCTTAGGCTGTTCCACGTAGGCAGCGTCAATACCATGGCGGGCAGCAGAGCTCAGGGCCATGGCACGCTCTAATGTGGCCAGCTCGGTCATGATGATCTCCTGGCGAAGGCGATCCTTCTGGAGCTGTAACAGCAACGCatccctgatcaccagcatggCGTCTCCTGCATCGAATCTTTTATGTCAGCAGAGCACAAAATGAACAGAAACAACCAGCCTTTTTCCCTTAGTTCTAAGATGATAGACATCGCAGTAATATTGTAAAAGTTTGGGGCAATTCAGTAAAAATAGACTGGACATTAGATAATGTCAGTGAAAGATCACTAAATTGTTTATTTTGACCAAAAAGGACTTAGTACCAACAGTTGCACATATTGTACTACCCAGCATTACCAACAGTTGCGCATCTTGTACCACCCAGCATTACCAACAGTTGCGCATCTTGTACTACCAAAAACATCGTTTCTAAAAGGCGCGTAACTGTGGATTTGGTGCGGCTGTCTTGATTGACATTTTAGTAAGCCGTAGCGATCGATGATGTCCTTGATGCAAAAAAAGGGTGGATTTCCAGTACCAAAATCACAGGCAAGTTGCACGCAAAGCAGTTGCAGGATTCCCTGACTCTCCGCATGGAGCTCAAGAATCGCTTGCAtctgagaaggaaaaaaaacgaaaaagaaaaTCCAATTTCCTGAGACTCGCGGCCGCAGAGGTGGATGCGGCGGTGAGAAGCGGGAGGCCCGTCACGTAccgtgcggcggcggagggtcggggaagcggcggcgactatcgccgccgtcctggtcCGCGGCGGGGCGGCCCCGGCAGGCGAACTCCATCGGCCGGCCGGGGGGGAGCAGCTTTCGCGAGGGAACGGCGGAGGGTTTTGCGGGATTCCGGCTGGCGGAGTGGCGCGCGCGAGAGACGAAAGGGGCCGCGTGCGAAAGCAAAATAGTAGGTGGGACTTGGGAGGTAAGTCTTTGGTCAGTTGGTGACGATGACGGATGACCACGATCGGAGGCCGCGGCGTAGAGCTTTGCTTCGCGCGAAAGCAAGCCGCACGACTCCGCTTTCCCAGCTCAACTGCTCCCGTGTcattcgggaaaaaaaaaaggggtttGGCTGCTCCCACTCGTGTGCCGACCTGTGTGTCCATCGTAAGTTCGTAACAAACTAGCACAGCGTGCAGACTTTTTTTTCCCTGATATAACTTCCCAGGTTTAATACTTCACCCGTTCTCTATCTCTATCATTAGAAACGGCACTATTTTtttctgaagaaaaaaaaacactgctCAAGGCTCCTATACAGTTTTAGACCTCATATCCCGAGTCCCCACAGCCCATGAGCCCCGTGCTCAACGGAACACTTGCTTTTTTCCAGCACGGCACGAACCGTTGCTTGGTGCCTTCTGCCTTTGAGGTGCTTCTTCAGCTGCGATTTGCACGAGCAGGTAGCCAGGCAAGCGACGCAGCTCCACGTCGGACGTGGCTTCCCTTTCCCCTTCCCTGCACGCCGCGGCACGTCCCTTGATTTCTCCGCTATTTTCCCTGACGAACAACGACTCCTCCGCCGTCGCTGTCGCCTTCGACTTCCGAAGGGCGAAGAAGAGCAATGGCCTTGATCCTCGCCTCCACGGCTGCTACTATGGCCATATGCTTCTTCCCCGCACGATGCAGCTGCAGCTCGCGCTCGCTGGCCGCTTCCACATGGCAGACCGTGCAGCTCCTCTCCGGGGTGCGGATGACTTGGGTTTCTTGACTGGTATGGTGATTCCTACCAGTTCCCATTTCCCTggcgtcgtcgtcttctcctTCTTGAGTCTTCGCTGTAGCCTGTTTGCATTGGAATTCAGTTTGATCAGACGACAATTGGTAACAGAGATGATGAAAGAACAGGGAAAGGTACAACGAAAGCATGGTCGCATGGATCCGTCGATGGGACCTTGGCTAGATTTTTGTTCGCCTTGGGGTCTGCCAAAGGTGTTGCTGAAAGGTGAGGCACCATCACTAAGGCTATTCTCAATGCAAgatttcattgcactgtttccaaggatgtcATATCATCCTATGAAGTGTATTCTCGTGAATGAAATTGGAAatcccagtgcacagtttcaatGCACAATTTCATAGGCTATCCTCAGCATTTATTAGTTATATGAGGTTATGATCAAGTGTTCCATGTGATTATGTAGCCACTTGTATTTGTTACTTGAAATATAATACACATGAAGAATCTAGCAACACAGTGAAATTTAAATATCAACCAAAAGTATTTAAAAGTAACTTATATCATACGAGATAAATTGGATAACATATATTAAATAAATTACATATATTGTAACCGAACTCAAGATATGTTTGGGCGGGATCTTGACCTTTGCCAAATATGCTCAATCAAATCTTTCTTAAGTTATTTATGGGTTGAGGTATCTCGAATATCAGCATCATTCTCTAGTATTTTGTCAAACGAGACGTAATCTTCAGGGGAGAATGCTGGTGCTTCAACAGTCGTTGTACTTGGAGCTTCATTCAAATCAAGATTCTCTTCAATATTGTCTTCTGTTTTTTCATCTTCGACTATCATATTGTGAAGTATGATGCACGCTCGGATAACTTTCTCAAGTTCTCCTCGATCATATAGACGAGCTGGTCGCTTCAAAATGCAAAATCGACGTCGCAAGACACCGAAAGCTCGTTGAATATCCTTTCTCTTGGATTCTTGTTCCTGTGCAAATAAGTTGTACTTCTCAGTGATGGGCAAGGATATTGACTTCACAAACACAGCCCATTCAGGGTATATTCCATCAGCAAGTTAATAACTGGTGTTGTACTGATTTCCGTTGACCATGTAGTGCACCCAAGGAGCATGCCCCTTTAGCTCTTCAATAAATAGAGTTGACTGATTTAGAACATTGATATCATTATTAGAACCAGCAACTCCAAAGAACGCATGCCAAATCCAAAGATCATGAGTAGCTACAGCCTCAAGTATTATGGTTAGAACTTTTTGATCGCCCCGAGTGAATTGGCCCTTCCATGCATTGGGACATCTTTCCCAATGCTAATGCATACAATCAATACTCCCGAACATGTCAGGAAAACCTCGACTCTCACCAATTTTAAGCAAACGCTCAACATCTTCCACAGTAGGGCGCCTCAAATAGTGTCCACCAAAAATTTCGATAACACCTTGGACAAAGATCTTCATCGCCTCTAATGCAGTACTTTCTCCAAGTTTTAAATATTCATCTAGATGATCTGCAGCACTACCATTAGCCAATTGACAAATTGCCGCTGTGCATTTCTGCAGTGGTGTTAGGCCTTGACGATTAAGAGCATCCACCTTTGTAGTGAAATAATCGGACCACTTGCCTAACTCATCAACGATGCGTAGAAAGAGTGGCCTGGACATACGGAATCTCCGTCGAAAAACATTTGCTGGGTACAGAGGGTTATCTGAGAAATAATCATCAACCAAATGCTGATGGTACTGCTCCCTTAGCCTTATGATGTACTTCCTCGGACCACTTTGAGGATCATATGCGGCTTCTTGGAGATCTTCTAAACTTGACTTAAGAAATTGAGTTGCCTCATCGATTACATCATCAATAATTTCCTCCTCGACGAGGAAGTCATCCCAATCATCAGAGAGGTTGCTTGTTGGGTTAGGAGAGTGGTCGGCAGAGAAAGAATCATCCTATTGCTCCATATATAAAGTGGCACAAATGTACTACGTTGGTGTACCATCAGGGCTGCATATATAGGTAGCAGCTCTGCTGCCGTTTCATACCTATCAGTCCAGTTCAGCATTCACACTAGCTGCCGTTTCATACCTATTAGTTCAGTTCAACATTCACACTATCAGTTCAACCATCAGTTTAGCATTCAGACTAGCATACACATATACAACCATCAGTTCAGCATTGGTCACAAATTAAAGACTCCCATGATTGCTGTAGAAATCACCACATTAACAGATTGCTtaataacaaaataaaaaatagggaTACACAAGTATTGGTCACAACAACAGCAATGGTCACATATTGATCAAGAACAAAAATACTCCACACTTCATTGTTGTTACTGAAAATTTTCTTCTCGATCATCACCAGTGTCTTCTCTCTTCCAGCCTTTGATTCTTCTGTCATCTGACTAATATCTTGGTGAAGCAATGAATCATAGACTTGAAGCATTTttgcttccttttcctcttgtGCTGCCTTCAGTCTCATCCTTGAGATTTCAAGATGTGCCTCTGTTGTCTTCGCATGCTCCTGCTTACGCTCTTGAGTAACCCCAACTATCTTGTCTATATTACCTCCTAAGATTGCAAATCCTTCGATCACCTCTTCTGTCTTGCGCTTGCTATTGCGTCTTTCGCTTGCCTTGGCTGCATCTCTCCCAATTGGACGCTAGATCTGTATGTCATTATTAACATCAATGGGAAGTTGTGAttcattcttttctttctccaatTGGGTAACATGTGCACACCATTTAGGTTCATTCTTGAGAGTCCTCCACCAGTGGATCAAAGTGAAAGGCTTCTTGTATCGTTCTGTATACAGTGCAAGTGCCTCATCCATCATCTGATCATCAGACGCCCCACTTTTGTTCACTCTATTGACCTTAGTCCAACATCCATTGAAGTCGACGATAACTGTCTTCAAGCGTGACCAATGAATCTTTAGTTGATTTGTGTCCCTTTCACGACCTGGTGCTGCGTTCTTGTTGAACTCTTCAGCAATTTTCTTCCAATAACTATCGTATTTCTTGTCATTCGCTTTTATTGGGTCATTAGAATTGTTCAGCCACACACTCGCCTACAACAAGAAATCAGAACTAATTATGAAAAGGAACTTCTCTTTGCTGTCCTACTCGCCTACAACAAGCAATTAGAACAGCAAGGATGGGACTATTACCAATCGAACTTCCTCTTCTTGCGACCAATGCCTTTTCTTTGCTGTCCTACTTGTCTCGACACCAGAGTCGCCATCAATGTTAATGGAGACTTAAGGTGTGGATTGTTCTTGTGCCGGTGGTGGCAGTGACGGAGAAATTGGTACAAAGTTATTAGTAAGCCCAACGAGATGGAAATTGTGGTCCGGTGAACAAATGGTGGTTATTGTAACATATTAACATAACCTGCCCTGAAATATAAATACACGAAGGATCAGAGGCattcttcttttgttttcagaTAATCCAATAAATACAGGTCAGCATTCCTTTGCTAGACAACTAAATTTTTCCATAAGGCTAATTGACAAGATGGTTCTTTCAGAATAGCACATTGCTGAAAACAAACAAGCTACGATGCATCACAATGCAGGAGAAAAACAGTAGTACATCCCAATTAACATGGAAGCAAGAGAGGATATTTTCTCATTCCAAGTGTTTATCACGAAGTTTGGAATGTGGCAGGTGAAGCATCCGAGAACTGTCTCAGACATTTGCTGAATATATGCTCTGTCGTAACAAGGAGAGAGGTTCAAATCATTTGCAACAAAGTTCACTTCAATGGATAAACCACTCCATGTCCTTGTGAGTAGTGCTGTTTCAACCAAACTATagtttttgcttctttccctaCCACTTTAAGTTTTCATGTTAATTCTGTAAAAGTTTATCTAAATTGGATTAACCAAATGATTGAATAAAACTATAGCTAGATAATTTTTTCATCTAGGTAAACAATGCTGGCTTACTAGAGCACAAGCGTGAGACTATCATGCCATATCTTTTGTGAAATCAAGTAACTAATGTAGCAGAGAACACACACAACATTCCTTGCAGTTAGGT from Setaria italica strain Yugu1 chromosome II, Setaria_italica_v2.0, whole genome shotgun sequence encodes the following:
- the LOC101760352 gene encoding zinc finger RNA-binding protein; this translates as MEFACRGRPAADQDGGDSRRRFPDPPPPHGDAMLVIRDALLLQLQKDRLRQEIIMTELATLERAMALSSAARHGIDAAYVEQPKPLFLSSEEFMPHHRWMEQFSVVNEVHDLKKNDVKHGNVQLKSVNPAAEDRFSVCLRPCCSNSKAEENEAFDEQKLQESNEPTKMSPSLKWELTGITIPVKKPKQPQSWSCVICQVETPDTEHNIKEHCAGKKHRSNVASLESRNKTIIQKAETTAESSSCAAQKTSSIIWSCSTCQANGTSEADLKEHLSGKTHQQNIEGQCQEGDGMTKNAEPQEAMCQESKLPQLSEKPPCTICQDNCTTKSELGSLLLAKIQTLLDAIDNMAMNSESHKAKSPPNNMPQHAEQTSQSNCSICQTGSTSQSNCNICQTGSGYQSCCSEPQSENPHKIRRRRKKRGALQVEGQDAEPGDMKLADKISSDGSCSKSASSEVKQASYLCEVCNLDLKSESRLADHCNGEEHLEKQKLLNFCEVCNLQCNSRKMLDHHRTGKKHQKNLDANK